One stretch of Lolium rigidum isolate FL_2022 unplaced genomic scaffold, APGP_CSIRO_Lrig_0.1 contig_46162_1, whole genome shotgun sequence DNA includes these proteins:
- the LOC124681528 gene encoding flap endonuclease 1-B-like isoform X1, producing MGIKGLTKLLAEHAPRAATLRRVEDYRGRVIAIDASLSIYQFLVVVGRKGTEVLTNEAGEVTRQEKSNFKILSAHQNSRLIGHEPMMFISSFELSSLNRSHLQGMLNRTVRLLEAGIKPVFVFDGEPPDLKKKELAKRSLKRDDASKDLHSAIEVGDEDSIEKLSKRTVKMTKKHNDDCKRLLGLMGVPVVEAPGEAEAQCASLCENHKAYAVASEDMDSLTFGARRFLRHVTDLSFKKSPVTEFEMSKVLEELGLTMDQFIDLCILSGCDYCENIKGIGGQRALKLIREYGCIEEVVPNLNKRYIVPEDWPYQEVRTLFKKPNVTTEIPDFQWTSADKEGLVNFLALENSFSSDRVEKAVEKIKASRDRYSPGRVKLLTPVADLQGSTTEKESKCVIGASGHGLKSRSALQVCRSSSSDFRYGSSSSKPLVLGRQSGFRAMPHAFSFI from the exons ATGGGCATCAAG GGTTTGACGAAGCTGCTGGCGGAGCACGCGCCGAGGGCAGCGACGTTGCGGCGGGTGGAGGACTACCGGGGCCGCGTCATTGCCATCGACGCCAGCCTCAGCATCTACCAGTTCCTG GTCGTGGTTGGAAGGAAAGGAACAGAGGTTCTGACCAATGAGGCTGGTGAAGTCACAAGGCAAGAAAAAAGCAATTTTAAGATATTGTCTGCCCATCAAAATTCTCGTCTGATTGGTCATGAGCCCATGATGTTCATTAGCTCATTTGAACTTTCATCCTTAAATCGCAGTCATCTGCAAGGCATGTTGAACCGGACCGTGAGATTGCTAGAAGCAGGAATAAAACCTGT GTTTGTGTTTGATGGCGAGCCACCTGATCTGAAGAAAAAGGAACTGGCCAAAAG GTCTTTGAAGAGGGATGATGCTTCGAAAGATCTTCATAGTGCTATTGAG GTTGGAGACGAAGATTCAATTGAAAAATTGAGCAAAAGGACTGTGAAG ATGACGAAAAAACACAATGACGACTGTAAGAGGCTGTTAGGATTGATGGGTGTCCCTGTAGTTGAG GCACCAGGTGAAGCAGAAGCACAGTGTGCATCACTTTGTGAGAACCATAAG GCATATGCTGTTGCTTCAGAGGATATGGACTCATTGACTTTTGGTGCTCGAAGATTTCTTCGCCATGTAACTGACCTTAGTTTCAAAAAGTCTCCTGTAACAGAGTTTGAAATGTCAAAG GTTTTGGAGGAACTTGGACTCACAATGGATCAGTTCATCGACTTATGTATCCTTAGTGGATGTGACTACTGCGAGAATATTAAAG GTATTGGGGGACAAAGAGCCTTGAAACTAATACGTGAGTATGGTTGCATAGAAGAAGTTGTGCCAAATCTTAACAAGAG GTACATTGTTCCAGAAGATTGGCCTTATCAGGAAGTACGGACTCTGTTTAAGAAACCGAACGTTACTACAGAAATTCCAGATTTCCAGTGGACCTCAGCAGACAAAGAG GGCCTTGTGAACTTCCTGGCACTTGAAAACAGTTTCAGTTCTGATCGAGTAGAGAAG GCGGTAGAAAAGATAAAGGCTTCTAGGGATAGATATTCCCCAGGGCG AGTGAAGCTTTTGACACCAGTAGCAGATCTACAAGGATCTACTACAGAAAAG GAATCCAAGTGCGTTATAGGTGCTTCAGGACACGGTCTGAAGAGCAGGTCTGCTCTACAAGTGTGCAGGAGCTCAAGCTCTGATTTCAGATACGGTAGTTCTAGTTCAAAACCATTGGTGCTGGGAAGGCAATCAGGATTTCGTGCGATGCCTCATGCCTTCTCTTTCATCTAA
- the LOC124681528 gene encoding flap endonuclease 1-B-like isoform X2, giving the protein MGIKGLTKLLAEHAPRAATLRRVEDYRGRVIAIDASLSIYQFLVVVGRKGTEVLTNEAGEVTSHLQGMLNRTVRLLEAGIKPVFVFDGEPPDLKKKELAKRSLKRDDASKDLHSAIEVGDEDSIEKLSKRTVKMTKKHNDDCKRLLGLMGVPVVEAPGEAEAQCASLCENHKAYAVASEDMDSLTFGARRFLRHVTDLSFKKSPVTEFEMSKVLEELGLTMDQFIDLCILSGCDYCENIKGIGGQRALKLIREYGCIEEVVPNLNKRYIVPEDWPYQEVRTLFKKPNVTTEIPDFQWTSADKEGLVNFLALENSFSSDRVEKAVEKIKASRDRYSPGRVKLLTPVADLQGSTTEKESKCVIGASGHGLKSRSALQVCRSSSSDFRYGSSSSKPLVLGRQSGFRAMPHAFSFI; this is encoded by the exons ATGGGCATCAAG GGTTTGACGAAGCTGCTGGCGGAGCACGCGCCGAGGGCAGCGACGTTGCGGCGGGTGGAGGACTACCGGGGCCGCGTCATTGCCATCGACGCCAGCCTCAGCATCTACCAGTTCCTG GTCGTGGTTGGAAGGAAAGGAACAGAGGTTCTGACCAATGAGGCTGGTGAAGTCACAAG TCATCTGCAAGGCATGTTGAACCGGACCGTGAGATTGCTAGAAGCAGGAATAAAACCTGT GTTTGTGTTTGATGGCGAGCCACCTGATCTGAAGAAAAAGGAACTGGCCAAAAG GTCTTTGAAGAGGGATGATGCTTCGAAAGATCTTCATAGTGCTATTGAG GTTGGAGACGAAGATTCAATTGAAAAATTGAGCAAAAGGACTGTGAAG ATGACGAAAAAACACAATGACGACTGTAAGAGGCTGTTAGGATTGATGGGTGTCCCTGTAGTTGAG GCACCAGGTGAAGCAGAAGCACAGTGTGCATCACTTTGTGAGAACCATAAG GCATATGCTGTTGCTTCAGAGGATATGGACTCATTGACTTTTGGTGCTCGAAGATTTCTTCGCCATGTAACTGACCTTAGTTTCAAAAAGTCTCCTGTAACAGAGTTTGAAATGTCAAAG GTTTTGGAGGAACTTGGACTCACAATGGATCAGTTCATCGACTTATGTATCCTTAGTGGATGTGACTACTGCGAGAATATTAAAG GTATTGGGGGACAAAGAGCCTTGAAACTAATACGTGAGTATGGTTGCATAGAAGAAGTTGTGCCAAATCTTAACAAGAG GTACATTGTTCCAGAAGATTGGCCTTATCAGGAAGTACGGACTCTGTTTAAGAAACCGAACGTTACTACAGAAATTCCAGATTTCCAGTGGACCTCAGCAGACAAAGAG GGCCTTGTGAACTTCCTGGCACTTGAAAACAGTTTCAGTTCTGATCGAGTAGAGAAG GCGGTAGAAAAGATAAAGGCTTCTAGGGATAGATATTCCCCAGGGCG AGTGAAGCTTTTGACACCAGTAGCAGATCTACAAGGATCTACTACAGAAAAG GAATCCAAGTGCGTTATAGGTGCTTCAGGACACGGTCTGAAGAGCAGGTCTGCTCTACAAGTGTGCAGGAGCTCAAGCTCTGATTTCAGATACGGTAGTTCTAGTTCAAAACCATTGGTGCTGGGAAGGCAATCAGGATTTCGTGCGATGCCTCATGCCTTCTCTTTCATCTAA
- the LOC124681527 gene encoding uncharacterized protein LOC124681527: protein MAAIVEGPTPKYECLLFDLDDTLYPLSAGINLACRKNIEDYMCDHLQIVESQIAEMCLELYREYGTTMAGLKALGYEFDNDEFHANVHGRLPYDSLRPDPVLRTLLLSIPQRKLIFTNSGKVHAEEVLLRLGLEDCFEGVICFETLNPPAAPSNGLCHSQEDYVALSREPASDLHYLNGSYAIPKSPILCKPTTQSMEAAIRIANVDPRKTIFFDDSTRNIASGKAAGFHTVIVGRGELVPGADHALESIHNITDALPEIWEGQDWSACDADAATPAAVEMAVVA, encoded by the exons ATGGCTGCTATTGTTGAAGGTCCTACTCCCAAGTACGAGTGCTTGCTGTTTG ATCTGGATGATACCCTGTATCCTCTTAGTGCTGGCATCAATCTTGCTTGCCGCAAAAATATAGAAG ATTACATGTGTGACCATCTGCAAATTGTAGAAAGCCAGATTGCAGAAATGTGTCTGGAACTTTACAGGGAATATGGTACCACAATGGCTGGTCTTAAG GCATTAGGTTATGAGTTTGATAATGATGAGTTCCATGCAAATGTTCATGGTCGACTGCCATATGACAGTCTGAGGCCTGACCCTGTTTTGAGGACCCTTCTACTTTCCATTCCACAGAGAAAACTA ATATTCACAAACTCAGGCAAGGTTCATGCGGAGGAGGTTCTGCTCAGGCTGGGTTTGGAGGACTGTTTTGAGGGCGTGATATGCTTCGAGACACTGAATCCACCAGCCGCGCCGAGCAATGGCCTATGCCACTCCCAGGAGGATTATGTGGCGCTCTCTCGTGAACCAGCTTCCGACTTGCACTATCTCAATGGTTCGTATGCCATACCTAAATCCCCCATCCTCTGCAAACCCACTACTCAATCCATGGAAGCTGCAATCCGGATAGCGAATGTTGATCCCCGGAAGACG atattctttgatgacagCACTCGGAACATCGCTTCAGGAAAGGCCGCAGGATTCCACACCGTAATC GTTGGCAGGGGGGAGCTTGTCCCAGGAGCGGATCACGCCCTAGAGAGCATCCATAACATCACGGATGCTTTACCCGAGATATGGGAAGGCCAGGATTGGTCAGCATGTGATGCTGATGCTGCTACTCCTGCTGCTGTCGAAATGGCCGTTGTTGCTTGA